A region of the Flavobacteriales bacterium genome:
CACAACTGTGATGTCTTCAGAATCGGTACATCCGTTGTTGTCCTCCGTCCAAGTGAAGGTGTAAGAACCTGTCGCATCCACGGTAACGGTGGCATTGGGATCAGTATCGGCAGGACTGAAGACCGCAGTACCCGGTCCTGAATAGGTCCAAACTCCATTTCCAACCGAAGGCGTTGCTCCGAAAATGAAATCAAGATCGCATTCCGATCCCCCTTGACCTGCATTTGCAATGGGCTGCTGGTAGAAGTTCACGGTAATTGTAGCATTATCAGAACATGGCCCGTTCACCTCCGTCCAAGTGAAATCGTACGAACCGTAAGTATCAACTGTTACCGTTGTCGTAGCACTGTGTGCATTAGCGAAGAATGCGTTACCGGGACCACTATAGGTCCAAGTACCAGTTCCGTAGCTGGCCGTTCCGTTGAAAACGAAATTCAGGTCACACTCATCTCCTCCTAAACCAGCATCTGCAACTGGCTGATCGTAGAAATTGACAACAACAATATCGTCATCGGCACAGGTTCCATTGGTCTCCGTCCAAGTAAAGGTATATGTACCGGACTGAGAGACTGTAACCGTGGTTGTGGGGTCAGTATCATCAACATAGCTGGCTGTTCCTGGGCCTGTTGCCGTCCATACGCCATTGCCAACAGAAGGAACGGCTGAGAAAACAAAATCAAAGTCACACTCGTCACCGCCTGTTCCTGCATCAGCAACAGGCTGCTCATAGAAGTTTACACTGACCGAGCGGGAATCTGAACATGACCCATTCGTTTCGGTCCAAGTGAAATCGTAGGTTCCATAAGTATCAACTGTTACAGTAGTGATCGGTGAAGAACTGTTGGTGAAAGTGGCACTTCCCGGGCCTGATGTCATCGCCCAAGCTCCTGTTCCTACACTTGGCGTTGCCTGAAGGAGGAAGTTCAAATCGCACTCATCACCGCCAACACCTGCATCAGCAACTGGTTGCTCGTAGAAGTTCACGGTTACCGAGGCAGCATCAGAACATGTCCCATTTATCTCGGTCCAAGTAAACGTATAGGTGCCATAGGCCGAAACTGTAACGTCCGTGTTCACATCAAGGTCATTTGTAAATGTAGCTGTTCCGGGGCCTGTCGATGTCCAAAGACCCACACCTACTGAGGCCGTTCCATTGAATGTGAAATTCAGATCACATTCATCTCCTCCTGTTCCTGCATCAGCCACAGGTTGCTCGTAATAATCCACAGTAATTGTTTCTGAATCGGAACAGGTACCGTTGGTCTCTGTCCAAGTGTAAGTGTAGCTTCCATACTGATCGACAGTTACGGAGGTAGTAGGATCGGTATCGTCTGCAAATGTTGATGTTCCAGGTCCGTTTATTTGAGTCCATTGCCCGTTGCCCACACTTGGGTTGGCACTGAAAGTGTGATCCAGATAGCACTCGCTTCCCCCGGCTCCGGCATCTGCTACCGGCTGCTCATAGAAGTTAACTGTTATCTGATCTACCGAGGAACAGTTGCCGTTGGTCTCGGTCCAAGTGAATGTGTAAGTGCCATAGTTGCTCACGGTTACCGTTCCTGTTGGATCAGAGGCACTTGAATATGTTGCCAATCCTGGTCCATTTGCGGTCCAAAGTCCATTTCCAACAGATGGAACGGCAGAGAATGTAAAGTTAAGATCGCACTCATCTCCCCCACTTCCGGCATCCGCAACTGGCAATTCGTCAAACTGAACCGAAATAGAGGCTGAGTTGGTACATCCATTATTGTCTTCGGTCCATGTGAATACGTATGTTCCGTAGGTATCCACCGTGACCACTGCGTTCGGTTCACTTGCATCAGGAGAGTAGGTTGCGCTTCCAGGGCCAGAAGCCGTCCAAGTTCCAGTACCCACACTTGGTGTTGCTCCAAATTGGAAATCAAGGTCACATTCGCCTCCACCAAAACCAGGATTTGGAGTTGGCACCTCGTAAAAATTGACCGTAACTTCATCATAGTCGGAACATTGGCCGTTTACCTCCGTCCAGCGGAACACATAAGTTCCGTATGCGGAAACTTGAACCGTACACGTTGGGCTATTGATGTTGGAGAACAGAGGTGTTCCCGGACCACTCACCAAAGTCCAAGTTCCAGTACCTACTGAAGGAAGTGCTGCAAATGTGTAGTTCAGGTCACATTCAGAACTTCCCGAACCAGCATCTGGCGCAGGCTGTTCATCAACAGAAACCTGCTGTGTTTGACTATCAGTACAGTTGTTGATGTCGGTGAATGTGTAGGTAATATTGTAAGGACCTGTAGGGCCAGCCGCAGCGGGATTGAATGTGGCAGTACCGGGTCCTGTATTGGAAATTGCGAGAGCCGCATCAAGACTATAGAACGTACCACCATTTTGGCTACCCGTAAGCGTTACCGGAGCTTCGGTCTCGCAATACACCGGATCGAGACCCGTGAACGTTACCACAGGAATAGGGGTGACCACAACCTGAGCAGTACCCAAAAAACCTGAAGTACGCACGCAACCAGTTGCATCTTGAATAGCTGTGTAGCTGTAAGTAACAGTTGTTGGGGGAGTAACTGAATAAGAATCTCCACTTTGAACACCATTGACATTATAGGTATTGATACCATCCGTGATCGTGACATTGAAAGGTGGTGTACCAGAGGTGAACGTGAATGTGACGTCTGTTTGGCTTCCCTGACATATAGGAGATGGGGAAAGTGACAATGCTCCGTTTGGAACTGGGTCAACATTAACTGTAAATGAACAGTTGTCAGTATTTCCTGACGCATCAACTACTTGATAGGTAACCGTAGTGTTTCCTGAAGGGAACGTGGATCCCGAGGCATATCCTCCAGTAAGAATTGTCTGTGAACCTGAGCAGTTATCTGTTCCTACGGGTGTAGTGTAATTGATAACCGCGCCACAGTTTCCAGTAGTAGAGACGGTACTGATATTATTGGGGCATGTGATCTGCGGATCTTCGATATCAAAAACTGTGACGGTAAATGAGCAGTCGGCAGTATTGTTTGCCAGGTCGGTTGCACGCCAGACCACGGTTGTTACGCCAACCGGAAAACTGGAACCGCTTGCGGATCCAGAAAGCAACGATGCAGTAGCGTAGCAGTTATCAGCCGCTGCTGGGGTGGTGTAAGATACTGTAGCAGAACACGAGTTCAAAGGAGCATTTGCAGTAAGGTCTGAGGGACAACTGATAGTCGGATTCTGAGTGTCAACAATGGTCACAGTAAACGACTGATCGACAAAATTGCCATAAGTGTCCTCTGCCCGATAGGTGACCGTGGTCGAACCCAATGCAAAATCGTCTCCATTTGCATGACCTGCGATTTGAGTGACCGTTACCCCACATTGGTCTGAAGCAGTCGGAGTTGTCCAAGACACTGGAGCGGTACACTGCCCATTGGACGCAGGCAAGGTGATGTTGGACGGAAATGACGTGAATGTTGGATTGGTATTATCAGGCGCTGTAGTAACCTTAACCTGATAATACGTGACACACAATGGCGCATTCGGGCCATTGTCACCAGCACTCAAACTCCAGTTTCCAAAAGGTGTTTGCCCGTTATATGTATTCAGGTTACCGTTATTGGGCCTAAAAGTACCCGTTACAGGAGTTCCAGAAGGAATGTTGGCCGCTTGCTGACTAAAGGTTG
Encoded here:
- a CDS encoding HYR domain-containing protein yields the protein MNINRLTVSVIRYIAYFCCLAIEMGKPDTTGIIDVILTMKKLYFLFVLTLVSIGVANAQTVTQTWTSPVSSTSINNVGNYGTTLPAVTFSQGMFSQGCVISDVDVVINWAKTAGTCSSPTGGASYHGETSYRVNSPLGNEILAVPGTWSGNATTNSVTTTFSQQAANIPSGTPVTGTFRPNNGNLNTYNGQTPFGNWSLSAGDNGPNAPLCVTYYQVKVTTAPDNTNPTFTSFPSNITLPASNGQCTAPVSWTTPTASDQCGVTVTQIAGHANGDDFALGSTTVTYRAEDTYGNFVDQSFTVTIVDTQNPTISCPSDLTANAPLNSCSATVSYTTPAAADNCYATASLLSGSASGSSFPVGVTTVVWRATDLANNTADCSFTVTVFDIEDPQITCPNNISTVSTTGNCGAVINYTTPVGTDNCSGSQTILTGGYASGSTFPSGNTTVTYQVVDASGNTDNCSFTVNVDPVPNGALSLSPSPICQGSQTDVTFTFTSGTPPFNVTITDGINTYNVNGVQSGDSYSVTPPTTVTYSYTAIQDATGCVRTSGFLGTAQVVVTPIPVVTFTGLDPVYCETEAPVTLTGSQNGGTFYSLDAALAISNTGPGTATFNPAAAGPTGPYNITYTFTDINNCTDSQTQQVSVDEQPAPDAGSGSSECDLNYTFAALPSVGTGTWTLVSGPGTPLFSNINSPTCTVQVSAYGTYVFRWTEVNGQCSDYDEVTVNFYEVPTPNPGFGGGECDLDFQFGATPSVGTGTWTASGPGSATYSPDASEPNAVVTVDTYGTYVFTWTEDNNGCTNSASISVQFDELPVADAGSGGDECDLNFTFSAVPSVGNGLWTANGPGLATYSSASDPTGTVTVSNYGTYTFTWTETNGNCSSVDQITVNFYEQPVADAGAGGSECYLDHTFSANPSVGNGQWTQINGPGTSTFADDTDPTTSVTVDQYGSYTYTWTETNGTCSDSETITVDYYEQPVADAGTGGDECDLNFTFNGTASVGVGLWTSTGPGTATFTNDLDVNTDVTVSAYGTYTFTWTEINGTCSDAASVTVNFYEQPVADAGVGGDECDLNFLLQATPSVGTGAWAMTSGPGSATFTNSSSPITTVTVDTYGTYDFTWTETNGSCSDSRSVSVNFYEQPVADAGTGGDECDFDFVFSAVPSVGNGVWTATGPGTASYVDDTDPTTTVTVSQSGTYTFTWTETNGTCADDDIVVVNFYDQPVADAGLGGDECDLNFVFNGTASYGTGTWTYSGPGNAFFANAHSATTTVTVDTYGSYDFTWTEVNGPCSDNATITVNFYQQPIANAGQGGSECDLDFIFGATPSVGNGVWTYSGPGTAVFSPADTDPNATVTVDATGSYTFTWTEDNNGCTDSEDITVVFNPLPVVSFTGLAANYCIDQTTPVPLTGTPTGGQFTGLGISGNSFVPSVAGVGTIFITYTYTDVNGCTDSETQSVDVNGLPVVSFTGLSAEYCEDDAVAYTLTGSPVGGNFTGPGTSANTFTPADAGAGVHTIEYTYTDPFGCTSFQDQSVTINQLPVVSFTGLAPAYCANASTVPLIGSPTGGTFSGTGVQGSSFNPVTAGVGSHTVTYTYTDGNGCTNSLSQQVTVNPVPLPVITPSGISEICAGDNLVLDAGSGYANYSWSNTTNGQTTTVTAAGNYNVTVTTFEGCTATSAAVQVVVNQPPVVDLGNDTTICTNSVLTLDAGNPGSTYYWSTTEVSQTINVTTTAAYTVQVTDGNGCVGTDNISVTVAGLLDPVIVASGPLNFCSGECVTLDVGAGYATYQWSTSDQGQSITVCNSDEIEVTVTDQFGCNGSDQVVVATMQLPNAVISPSGPIEVCSGDSVTLNATANFTNYVWSPGTQNTPSIVVTQSGSYSVTVEDPNNGCTATSDPVEVIINSSVPPTIVASGPTEFCFGESVSLSVQPGPYNSYLWCSGSTTPSIVVTQTGDYCVTVLDANDCLDSSLVANPLHVEVWHPQPQPVQQGDSLLVPNDPFASYQWFLNGAPIAGATNYIYVPASSGNYRVEVTDDNGCIATSYNLEFTFTGIMDLEAKYQVEVYPNPTLGEFVLQANFGGTMDVTITLSDVAGRDLLAPEFVSSVSSLRRTFDIASMSGGVYYVKIVTDEGSVVKPIMKGN